The following coding sequences are from one Arthrobacter crystallopoietes window:
- a CDS encoding amino acid ABC transporter ATP-binding protein, translated as MPGSAATTPLLVASNVRKQYGSVEVLKGISLTVNAGEVMCLLGPSGSGKSTFLRCINHLERIDGGRISVAGELIGYAQRQDRVFEMNPREVARQRRSIGMVFQRFNLFPHMSALENIWAAPVGVKKVPKQQALKRGMELLDRVGLAHLAKAYPAQLSGGQQQRVAIARALAMDPQLLLFDEPTSALDPELVGDVLDVMRTLAADGMTMIVVTHEIGFARSAADNVVFMDGGVVVESGAPAAVLDNPQHPRTIAFLNSVM; from the coding sequence ATGCCTGGCTCCGCGGCAACGACGCCGCTCCTGGTCGCCAGCAACGTCCGTAAGCAGTACGGCAGCGTGGAGGTGCTGAAAGGCATCTCGCTGACCGTCAATGCCGGAGAGGTCATGTGCCTCCTGGGCCCTTCCGGCTCCGGCAAGTCCACTTTCCTGCGCTGCATCAACCATTTGGAGCGGATCGACGGCGGACGTATCTCCGTGGCCGGCGAACTGATCGGCTACGCCCAGCGCCAGGACCGGGTTTTCGAAATGAACCCGCGCGAAGTCGCCCGGCAGCGCCGCAGCATCGGCATGGTGTTCCAGCGCTTCAATCTGTTCCCGCACATGAGCGCCCTGGAGAACATCTGGGCCGCGCCGGTGGGAGTGAAGAAGGTGCCCAAGCAGCAGGCGCTCAAGCGCGGCATGGAGTTGCTGGACCGGGTGGGCCTGGCCCACCTGGCGAAGGCTTATCCGGCGCAGCTTTCCGGCGGCCAGCAGCAGCGGGTCGCGATTGCCCGGGCGCTCGCCATGGACCCCCAGCTGTTGCTGTTCGATGAGCCGACGAGCGCGCTGGACCCCGAACTGGTGGGCGATGTCCTCGACGTGATGCGGACCCTCGCCGCCGACGGGATGACCATGATTGTGGTTACCCACGAGATCGGCTTCGCCCGCAGCGCCGCGGACAACGTCGTCTTCATGGACGGGGGCGTGGTGGTGGAATCGGGTGCGCCGGCTGCGGTGCTCGACAATCCGCAGCATCCCCGGACCATCGCCTTCCTCAACAGCGTCATGTAG